A region of Hemicordylus capensis ecotype Gifberg chromosome 17, rHemCap1.1.pri, whole genome shotgun sequence DNA encodes the following proteins:
- the TNFSF15 gene encoding tumor necrosis factor ligand superfamily member 15, which yields MPRSAAAAALEAPLQEFAAWQHSSSSSIGRSCRRRGGGGGELSGLRCLVACCLLAVLLLALPVAFLLDRAFRQAAPPADQQEAEPGRSAQFQKQTAMPTSMPVTTPLPGSRPKAYLTADSPEVGPCVGNQLPILKWRDLRRLEDGNQMLYKNGFLVVPKDGEYFIYSQITFRRQQQNVNCTKHNVTAIKGVLSKRTGNYVMELMSASNSITMAEYSKESIYLGSIVLLREGDELMVNVSHTEFVYPKESFFGAFFI from the exons ATGCCgcgctctgctgctgccgccgccctggAGGCGCCCCTGCAGGAAttcgctgcctggcagcacagcagcagcagcagcatcgggAGGAGCTGCAGGCggcgcggcggcgggggcggcgagCTGAGCGGGCTGCGCTGCCTCGTGGCCTGCTGCCTGCTCGCCGTGCTGCTCTTGGCGCTCCCGGTGGCGTTCCTCCTGGACAGAGCCTTCCGCCAAGCAGCGCCGCCGGCCGACCAGCAGGAG GCAGAACCTGGAAGATCGGCCCAGTTCCAGAAGCAAACAGCTATGCCTACTTCTATGCCTG TTACAACCCCGCTTCCAGGATCCAGGCCAAAGGCCTACCTGACAG CTGATTCACCAGAAGTAGGACCCTGTGTGGGGAACCAGTTACCCATCCTCAAGTGGCGAGATTTGAGAAGGCTGGAAGACGGCAACCAGATGCTTTACAAGAATGGCTTTCTGGTGGTCCCGAAGGATGGCGAGTACTTTATCTACTCTCAGATCACTTTCAGACGCCAACAACAGAATGTGAATTGCACCAAACACAACGTGACTGCCATAAAAGGGGTTCTCTCCAAGCGCACAGGGAACTATGTGATGGAACTCATGAGTGCCAGTAATTCCATTACCATGGCGGAGTATTCGAAGGAGTCAATCTATCTGGGGTCCATTGTTCTACTAAGGGAAGGCGATGAACTCATGGTGAATGTCAGTCACACCGAATTCGTGTATCCTAAAGAAAGTTTCTTTGGTGCTTTCTTCATCTAG